Sequence from the Flexibacter flexilis DSM 6793 genome:
TTGATAATGTTATTGGCGAAGGTTGGTCCGAAGCCATTGGAGGTACATCTGTACAGGGTGATTCTCCATGGAAAACGGGTGGAATCAGTGGAAATTCAACAGGCCGTGTAACACTTTCTGGAGATAGCATTACCGCATGGATAGTATCTCCTCCAACGAAACTATATGGCGCACCAGTTGTAACATTCAAAGCGGCTTTGCGTACAGCCAACAATGGTACAACACTTGGTACTTTTGGTGCTGATGACAAAGTAGCGGTCATGATATCTACTGATTGTGGTGCTACATGGTCTGAGTTGTTTGCGCTCAACGGAGCAACATCTCCTGCGCTTACCGCAGCCCTGACAACTTACACAGTAGATTTGGCGAATTATGCAAACCAAGAAGTTAGAATAGCCTTCAAAGCAACAGATGGAACAGATGCCACTACAAGCTGCGATGTTCACTTGGATGACATCTTGTTAAAAAACAATACCGTGCTTGATGCTGGTGCAGTTCAGATTATATCTCCTCCTGCCGTAATGACGCCAAGTACTAACTACCCTGTTATTGTACGTGTAAGTAATTATGGTAGTTCAAGTTTCAGCAATTATAATATGACAGCTGTTGTTGGAGCTTCTTCTTACCCTGGTTTTATCTTTAGCACAGTACAAGCTAATAGTACAGTAGAGGTTAACTTAGGTAACTATACTTCACCAGCTACAGCAGGTGTTGTAACAGGTTATGCTTATACAGAAGTATTGGGTGACCAAGAAGTTCATAACGATACGACTTACGCTACCTTTGCGATTACTCCTGTTGGAGTGAAAGAAGTAAAAGCTAAATCTGTGGCGATTTATCCTAACCCTAACAAAGGTTCATTCAAAATAGATTTGGCGAATGTAGAAGGCAAAGCCGCTATCGTTCGTTTGTATAGCACTACAGGTCAAAAAGTGTATGAAGGATCTTACCATGGTTTAAATGGAGGACAAGTCGTAGAGGTAGAAACGGAAGGTTTGCCTACTGGAATGTATTTGTTAAACTTAGAAGTAGAAGGCCAACGTTTCGTAGGAAAAGTATCTATTCAACAATAAGTTTTAACTTATATAATTGACTCAAAAGCCCGACCGCATCAAAACGGTCGGGCTTTTTTTATACCATACGCCGCCTTTTTTGCGTTAATGCAGAGTTGGCAGAATACACACAAATTCCGTATCATTGCCGCAGCACGAGTATTGTTTACCTACTTTTTTCGAATCAAAATTGAAAACACTTTCTGTCGTCATCGTTAATTATAATGTTTGCCATTTTTTGGAACAGGCTCTTTTGTCCGTGCGAAAAGCCAGCCAGAACATTGATACAGAAGTGTGGGTAGTGGACAATAACTCCGTAGATGGCTCGGTGCAAATGGTGCGCGAGAAATTCCCTGAAGTAAAAGTCATTGCTAATACCCAAAACACGGGTTTTTCCAAAGCTAACAATCAGGCCATTAAGCTTTCCGATGCCAAATACATTTTGCTGCTCAACCCTGATACGGTCGTCGAAGAAAATACTTTTACGAGTTGCTGCCAGTTCATGGACGCGCACCCCGAAGCGGGCGGCTTGGGTGTAAAAATGGTGGACGGCAAAGGTGTTTTTCTGCCCGAATCCAAGCGCGGTTTGCCTACACCTTGGGTTTCTTTTTATAAAATATTTGGCCTTGCGGCTTTGTTTCCGCGTTCCAAACGATTTGGAAAATATCATCTTACCTACTTAGATAAAGACCAAACCCACGAAGTAGAAGTGCTTTCGGGGGCGTTTATGCTCATGCGCAAAGAAACGCTGGACAAAGTGGGTTTGCTCGACGAAGACTATTTCATGTACGGCGAAGACATCGATCTTTCGTATCGGATTTTGCTGGGTGGTTATAAAAACTACTATTTCGCGGGCACGCGCATTATTCACTACAAAGGCGAAAGCACCAAGAAAGCAAGCGTTAATTACGTGTTCATTTTCTATAACGCCATGCTCATTTTTGCCAAAAAGCATTTTTCGGGCAAAAGCATGAAGGCTTTTTCTTTGCTTATCAACATGGCGATTTACTTGCGTGCGGCGATGGCCATTGCGGCACGTTTTGCCCGACAAGCCGTTTTGCCGCTGACCGATGCCTTGCTTATCGCGGTCGGAATGTATTTGTTGCAGGATTATTGGGGACGCAACTACAAACATTCGCCAAGTTTCTATCCGCCCGAGTTTATGCAAATCGTCGTGCCGTTGTATATTTTGGTATGGTTGCTTTCGGCTTATTTTAGTGGGGTTTACGAAAAGAAAACGCGACTTTCGGACATTGTGCAGGGGATTGGCATCGGAACGGTGCTTATTTCGGCGGCCAGTAATTTTTTTGATGATTATCGTTTTTCTAAAGCCCTGATTCTAATGGGTGGCGGCTGGGCTACGGTGGCTTTGGCTTCCTCGCGAATGCTTTGGCATTTTATCCAGTACCGCAATTTCTCGATAGACTCCGCCGCCAGCAAAAAAGTGGTGATAGTGGGTTCTACGGCAGAAAGCAAACGGGTTTTGGGTTTGTTAAAAAATGTGGCTGCGCCAGTGGAAGTTTTGGGCTTTATTCGCACGGAAGCCGACACGGATTTGCGCGACGAACATTGTTTGGGACAACTTTCCCAAATACAGGAAGTCATTAATATTTATAAAGTAGAAGAAATTATTTTTTGTGCAAAAGACCTTACCGCCGAGCAAATCATTGGGTTTATGATAGAAACCAGCGGCAAAAACGCCCCTGATTACAAAATCGTCCCCGACGGCAGCAACTATATTATTGGTAGCAATTCAAAAAATGCACAAGGCGATTTTTATAGTTTCAATGTGGAATTGGCCATCGTGCGCAAACACAACCGCCGCCAAAAACGCCTGTTTGATGTGTTCGTAAGCTTGTTTTTGCTGGCGAGTTTGCCGCTAAACGTTTGGTTTGTTCGCAAAAAATTAGGTTATATCCGCAATATTTTTCAGGTAGTTTTTGGGAAAAAATCGTGGGTTGGCTTTAGCCAACAAGATGCGCAAGTTCATTTGCCAAGCATCAGACGTGGGGTTTTGAATCCGAGTAATGGTGTCGATGTGAAGGTTTTAGACCAAACCACGTTGCGCCGCCTCGACAATTTTTATGCAAAAGATTATACCGTTGCCACAGATGTTAATATTGTGTTGCATGGGTTTAGGTATTTGGGGAATTAAGGTGAGGCTTATTTAATTCCCGTACATACGCACAGCAGAGCAGTGCGTATCTTCTTCTTGCAACTCCCCACACAGAAAAACTTACCAGCAAAGCAATTATTTCCATTTTTAATTAACTTGCTGCCTAATACACAACATCAATTTAACCCAATAAAAATTGTACAATGAGCTTATACGAAAAACATCGTTTGTTGCTTGAGGCAGCAATCGAAGCCTTGCACGCGCGCACTTTCTACGCTGCTTTCCCCGAAAATCCATCGCCCAAAACTTACGGCGAAACTGCCGACGCTGACGGCAAAACAGCTTTTGAAGCGGCTTTAGGCAAACCTTTTGCAGGGCTTTTGCAAGCCAATGCCGACAC
This genomic interval carries:
- a CDS encoding T9SS-dependent choice-of-anchor J family protein, whose translation is DNVIGEGWSEAIGGTSVQGDSPWKTGGISGNSTGRVTLSGDSITAWIVSPPTKLYGAPVVTFKAALRTANNGTTLGTFGADDKVAVMISTDCGATWSELFALNGATSPALTAALTTYTVDLANYANQEVRIAFKATDGTDATTSCDVHLDDILLKNNTVLDAGAVQIISPPAVMTPSTNYPVIVRVSNYGSSSFSNYNMTAVVGASSYPGFIFSTVQANSTVEVNLGNYTSPATAGVVTGYAYTEVLGDQEVHNDTTYATFAITPVGVKEVKAKSVAIYPNPNKGSFKIDLANVEGKAAIVRLYSTTGQKVYEGSYHGLNGGQVVEVETEGLPTGMYLLNLEVEGQRFVGKVSIQQ
- a CDS encoding glycosyltransferase family 2 protein; translated protein: MKTLSVVIVNYNVCHFLEQALLSVRKASQNIDTEVWVVDNNSVDGSVQMVREKFPEVKVIANTQNTGFSKANNQAIKLSDAKYILLLNPDTVVEENTFTSCCQFMDAHPEAGGLGVKMVDGKGVFLPESKRGLPTPWVSFYKIFGLAALFPRSKRFGKYHLTYLDKDQTHEVEVLSGAFMLMRKETLDKVGLLDEDYFMYGEDIDLSYRILLGGYKNYYFAGTRIIHYKGESTKKASVNYVFIFYNAMLIFAKKHFSGKSMKAFSLLINMAIYLRAAMAIAARFARQAVLPLTDALLIAVGMYLLQDYWGRNYKHSPSFYPPEFMQIVVPLYILVWLLSAYFSGVYEKKTRLSDIVQGIGIGTVLISAASNFFDDYRFSKALILMGGGWATVALASSRMLWHFIQYRNFSIDSAASKKVVIVGSTAESKRVLGLLKNVAAPVEVLGFIRTEADTDLRDEHCLGQLSQIQEVINIYKVEEIIFCAKDLTAEQIIGFMIETSGKNAPDYKIVPDGSNYIIGSNSKNAQGDFYSFNVELAIVRKHNRRQKRLFDVFVSLFLLASLPLNVWFVRKKLGYIRNIFQVVFGKKSWVGFSQQDAQVHLPSIRRGVLNPSNGVDVKVLDQTTLRRLDNFYAKDYTVATDVNIVLHGFRYLGN